The following proteins come from a genomic window of Ilumatobacter coccineus YM16-304:
- the ftsR gene encoding transcriptional regulator FtsR: MAEAPEAATGVTEPGSRASGSHLSIGEVLALLLEEFPDVTISKIRFLESQGLIEPERTASGYRKFYDVDVELLRCILREQKDNFLPLKVIKDRLDTGEIDPTSEIPRPRGIMNLPDEAADAQSLAASRQGHPAARTAPGPGLFERSPAEPDPTKPAGMQRPDETGSIPMASGVVLDGAELCSMSGIDTAQLDQLESYGLIVPDANKRYDEDALEIARIAKRFLDLGVDARHLRGWRVAADREAGLYEQMIQPLIRQRNPQSNEHALAQLTELDQFGAQLRSALMRTLLRQHFER; this comes from the coding sequence ATGGCTGAGGCGCCCGAGGCCGCAACTGGCGTGACCGAACCCGGGAGCCGGGCGTCCGGATCACACCTGTCGATCGGCGAGGTCCTCGCGCTCCTGCTCGAGGAGTTTCCCGACGTCACGATCTCGAAGATCCGCTTCCTCGAGAGTCAGGGGCTGATCGAACCCGAGCGCACGGCGTCGGGATATCGCAAGTTCTACGACGTCGACGTCGAGCTGCTCCGGTGCATCCTGCGCGAGCAGAAAGACAACTTCTTGCCGCTCAAGGTCATCAAAGACCGCCTCGACACGGGCGAGATCGATCCGACGAGCGAGATCCCCCGACCGCGCGGGATCATGAACCTCCCCGACGAAGCCGCCGACGCACAGTCGTTGGCGGCGTCGCGCCAAGGGCACCCGGCGGCTCGCACCGCGCCCGGCCCCGGCCTGTTCGAGCGGTCGCCCGCCGAACCCGACCCGACCAAGCCGGCCGGCATGCAGCGTCCCGACGAGACGGGCAGCATCCCGATGGCGTCGGGCGTGGTGCTCGACGGCGCCGAACTCTGCTCGATGTCGGGAATCGACACGGCGCAACTCGACCAGCTCGAGTCGTACGGCCTCATCGTGCCCGACGCGAACAAGCGCTACGACGAAGACGCCCTCGAGATCGCACGCATCGCCAAGCGATTCCTCGATCTCGGTGTCGACGCCCGCCACCTGCGCGGTTGGCGAGTCGCAGCCGACCGTGAAGCCGGCCTGTACGAGCAGATGATCCAACCGCTCATCCGCCAGCGCAACCCGCAATCGAACGAGCATGCGCTGGCACAGCTCACCGAACTCGACCAGTTCGGCGCGCAACTGCGCTCGGCGCTGATGCGCACCCTGCTCCGGCAGCACTTCGAACGCTGA
- a CDS encoding bifunctional nuclease family protein, whose product MVPLELVGVRVEVPANTPMVLLREQEGRHRLLPIYIGSPEASSIHYALEGVEPPRPLTHDLFLAALEALGASVSQIIVTEMKDRTFYAEVHMTSEHGDKIISSRPSDAIALAVRCGAPLFASDELMDAQGQEPPAEPEEDAAEIIDEFKDFLEDLNPEDFA is encoded by the coding sequence ATGGTCCCATTGGAACTGGTCGGCGTCCGAGTCGAAGTCCCGGCGAACACGCCGATGGTGCTGCTGCGCGAGCAGGAAGGCCGCCACCGGCTGTTGCCGATCTACATCGGGAGCCCGGAGGCATCGTCGATCCACTACGCGCTCGAAGGTGTGGAGCCGCCTCGCCCGCTCACGCACGACCTGTTTCTCGCTGCGCTCGAAGCGCTCGGTGCGTCGGTGAGCCAGATCATCGTCACCGAGATGAAGGACCGCACGTTCTACGCCGAGGTGCACATGACCTCCGAGCACGGCGACAAGATCATCTCGAGCCGGCCGTCCGATGCGATCGCGCTCGCGGTGCGCTGCGGAGCTCCGCTGTTCGCCAGCGATGAGCTGATGGATGCGCAGGGGCAGGAACCTCCCGCCGAGCCCGAAGAAGATGCTGCCGAGATCATCGACGAGTTCAAGGACTTCCTCGAGGACCTCAACCCCGAAGACTTCGCCTGA
- a CDS encoding MerR family transcriptional regulator, translated as MDNQTTGIDAELAKELGYSGTHTAKIVGITYRQLDYWARTDLIRPSLSDASGSGSRRRYSYNDLLELKTIKKLLDAGIKLEQVRTVFENLRGHVGSDIAAAHIVIDGGSVTLCDQGGLIDLINTGQSVLNVLSMGGVKTELEADLQPFQAELDEANRTAAARRIG; from the coding sequence GTGGACAATCAGACGACCGGCATCGACGCCGAACTGGCGAAAGAGCTCGGCTACAGCGGGACGCACACCGCCAAGATCGTCGGCATCACCTACCGCCAACTCGACTACTGGGCCCGCACCGACCTGATTCGTCCGTCGCTGTCCGACGCGTCCGGAAGCGGCAGCCGTCGCCGGTACTCGTACAACGACCTCCTCGAGTTGAAGACGATCAAGAAGCTGCTCGATGCGGGCATCAAGCTCGAACAGGTGCGCACGGTCTTCGAGAACCTCCGCGGGCACGTCGGGTCCGACATCGCTGCGGCGCACATCGTCATCGACGGTGGCAGCGTCACGCTGTGCGATCAGGGTGGCCTGATCGACCTCATCAACACCGGTCAGAGCGTGCTCAACGTGCTCTCGATGGGCGGCGTCAAGACCGAACTCGAAGCCGATCTGCAGCCGTTCCAGGCCGAACTCGACGAAGCGAACCGTACGGCCGCCGCCCGCCGCATCGGCTGA
- the gcvT gene encoding glycine cleavage system aminomethyltransferase GcvT: MTLRQSPLADQHRALDANLVEFGGWEMPIAYPTGTIDEHLACRNGAAMFDVSHLGSVRVEGPDAFERLQATLTNDLSKIEPGRAQYTHLLSEADASVLDDIIVWWHPRADGDPDVFDVMPNASNTDDVVAAIGGRETTADRAVIAVQGKQARDLVRPVFAAAADVKRFRVERCDWNGVECVVAGTGYTGEPGLEIAVPTDAAPALWEALLGAGITPAGLGARDTLRLEAGLPLHGHELGEGITSLQAGLGWVVAWDKPQFHGREAALAEREAGVGRKLVGITTEGRRPARADCSIRVDGSDVGVVTSGNFSPVLGHGVAMGFVPPDLAVGDAVEIDVRGKALPGVIADMPFI, encoded by the coding sequence ATGACGCTGCGACAGTCGCCCCTCGCCGACCAGCACCGAGCGCTCGACGCCAACCTCGTCGAATTCGGCGGGTGGGAGATGCCGATCGCCTATCCGACGGGCACCATCGACGAACACCTGGCGTGCCGCAACGGCGCCGCCATGTTCGACGTCTCGCACCTCGGCTCGGTCAGGGTCGAGGGCCCCGATGCGTTCGAGCGGTTGCAGGCGACGCTCACCAACGATCTGTCGAAGATCGAGCCGGGGCGGGCGCAGTACACCCACCTGCTCAGCGAGGCCGACGCGTCGGTGCTCGACGACATCATCGTCTGGTGGCATCCACGCGCCGACGGCGACCCCGATGTGTTCGACGTGATGCCGAACGCCTCCAACACCGACGACGTCGTGGCAGCGATCGGCGGTCGCGAAACAACCGCCGACCGCGCCGTCATCGCCGTGCAGGGCAAGCAAGCTCGCGACCTCGTACGCCCGGTGTTCGCCGCAGCCGCCGACGTCAAACGATTCCGCGTCGAGCGGTGCGACTGGAACGGCGTCGAATGCGTCGTGGCCGGCACCGGCTACACCGGTGAGCCGGGGCTCGAGATCGCTGTCCCGACCGATGCCGCACCCGCGCTCTGGGAGGCGCTCCTGGGCGCCGGCATCACGCCGGCGGGTCTCGGCGCTCGCGACACGCTGCGCCTCGAAGCCGGGCTCCCGCTTCACGGACACGAACTGGGGGAGGGGATCACCTCGCTCCAGGCCGGTCTCGGGTGGGTCGTCGCCTGGGACAAGCCGCAGTTCCACGGGCGCGAGGCAGCGCTCGCCGAGCGCGAGGCCGGCGTTGGCCGCAAGCTCGTCGGCATCACCACCGAGGGCCGTCGTCCGGCCCGAGCCGACTGCAGCATCCGTGTCGATGGCAGCGACGTCGGCGTCGTCACCAGCGGCAACTTCTCACCGGTGCTCGGTCACGGCGTGGCGATGGGATTCGTCCCACCCGACCTCGCCGTCGGCGACGCCGTCGAGATCGACGTGCGCGGCAAGGCGCTGCCAGGCGTCATCGCCGACATGCCGTTCATCTGA